Part of the Leptospira langatensis genome is shown below.
TGGATAGGGGATACTCGTCCCAAGATCCCCTGGGAAGAAACCGTTCTATATGAAGCACATGTAAAGGGAATGACGATACACCATCCTAAGGTTCCAGCCGAGCTCAGGGGAACCTTTTTAGGTCTCTCCTGCGAACCGGTATTGGAACATATCCAAAAATTGGGCGTTACTACTGTGGAACTTCTTCCTATTTTCCAATCGTTTCCTTCTGCGAGATTGTTCTCAGCCGGATTAACCGATTTCTGGGGGTACAATACCTTGTCTTTCTTCTCCCCGGATCTTCGTTTCGCTAGAAAGGGAAAGGAGAAGGAAGCGCTTGATGATTTCAAAAGGATGGTACAGTCCTTTCACTCGGCCGGATTGGAGATCCTATTGGATGTAGTTTACAATCATTCTTGTGAAGAGGATCTTTATGGCCCGAACCTGACTCTTAGAGGAGTGGATAATGCTTCCTATTATCTATTAAAGAGCAACGACCTGATGCATTATGTAAATTCATCAGGTTGTGGAAATACATTAAATATTCATAATGATATCACCAAGAATCTGATCGTTGATTCTCTTAGATATTGGGCGCAAGAGACGCATATAGACGGATTTCGTTTCGATCTAGCGGCTAGCTTACTCGGAAGTGAGGAAGACAAAAGAGAAGGAAAGGATCTGATCACAATTCTTCGCAAGGATCCGGTCTTATCGGATCTAAAATTGATCGCTGAACCTTGGGACATAGAAAGATATGAAAAAGGCAGTTTTCCTTCTCCTTGGAGGGAATGGGACGATCGCTTTCGGGATTCCGAAAGAAGGTTCTGGATGGGAACTTCCGGAGAAACCAACTTCCTTACGGAATTCCTTTCGTTCGATGCGAGATCCACACTAGGGAAAAGCCCGGAAAGAAATATCCAATACGTTACCTGTCATGACGGGTTTACTTTAGAAGATCTTGTATCCTATAATTCCAAACATAATGAAGCGAACCTAGAGAATAATAAGGATGGGAATGATCGAAATTATTCCTGGAATTGCGGAGAAGAAGGCAAGTCGTTCAATATCGAGGTCTTGCGTTTGAGAGAGAAGCAAAAAAGGAATTTGATCGTTTCATTGGCATTGGCAAACGGTATCCCTATGCTCCTCTCCGGAGATGAATTTTCTAGGACTCAAAACGGGAATAATAACGCCTATTGTCAGGACAACGAATCGAATTATCTATCTTGGGATCCTTCTTCCCATGAAAGACATTTCTTTTCCTTTCTGACCTTCCTATTGAATTATAGGAGAACCAATCCTACTCTCAGAACGGCGAGAAAGGTATTCGGACAAAAAGAGGAAATCGATCTTACTGAAAAATGGTTTGATGTAAACGGAAACGAGATCCATCCAAACCTATTAGAAGGACTTCCATTCCGATTCTTCTCTCGTTTCTTGGAAATAAAGAGCGAGAAGGAAGAGGCATATCGTAACGGGATCCTAGTACTGATCAATCGGGAAGACGAACCTTTCACTTACTCGATCCCGACATATTTCCAAAATCACAGCTTCAAGAAAATACTAGATACTTCGGAAGAGATCCCTTTCGTTCCTTCTAATTGTTATTCTATGGTTCACTATCCAATGCAAGCGAGGTCCGTCTGCATTTTGGAAACCCACTTGAGAGCACAAGAAGGTTAAGGAAATACATGACCCAAGAGGAAGAAGAGATCTGTCTCGCCTTAGGGATACTGCCTAAATACTACGACTTGGATGGAAATCTACATTCTATCCGACCAGAGAATATTAGATCATTCCTATTGGCAATGGGTTGCCCCGAAGAGGATGCGAACAATCCGAGGCGCGCACTAGCCGGGATCAATAGAGCGAATTCCTCTAGATCTCTCGAGCCCGTTTATTTCATCGAACTATCTTCTCCAGAAAAGAAGATCTCGATCCGATGGCCCTTTGCTGAATTCCCAGAAGATACGTTTCTGAGAGTAGATTGGGAGTCCGGGAGATCCTCAGAGATACGTCTTTGCGAAGTCCCGATCGAAAGAATGAAAGATGACACAAAACACTTCTCTTATCTGGTCTCCCTAGATGGACATCTTGAGTTGGGATATCATCGTCTTACGCTTCATAATGTTCTCGGATCTATGTCTGGAAACAATTCTACACTGATCGTTCATCCTAGTGAATGCTATCTTCCTCCTGATCGTAGAAAGAAGAAAGGGATTAGCATTCAATTGTATTCTCTTCGTTCCGAACAGAACGATGGGATCGGCGATTTCAATGACTTGCTAAACGTTTTGGAGAATTGTGCGGAGAACGGATATGAATGCATAGGTATAAATCCGATCCACTTTCCGTATCCTTCTGCTTCCTCCGATTTTAGTCCGTATTTTGCGTGGAGCCGTTCCTTCCGCAGTTATCTGTATATCCATATTCCCTGGGTGCTAGAGGAATTCGGATTAACTAAGACGTCAGAGTGGTATCATAAGGAGAGAAAGAAGAAGATCCAAAAGGAAGCAAAGAACAAATACATCGACTATTTAGCGGTTCATGATTTCAAATTGAGATCCCTAGCGATCGCGTACTCCGAATTCGTTTCCGAGTATGCGCAACTATCCAGAGAAATGGACATCAATTTCTTTTCTTTTATATCGGATAAAGGAGAAGAATTACTTTATCACGCAAGCGCTGCGGAAAAGAAACTTTCCGAATCGGTATTTTCCCATTCGGGCCTTTTCTTCCCTTGGAAGTTCTCTGAGGATACATTCCACTTTTATAAAGAACGGGGAAAATACTTCATTATATTCCTCGTATGGCTAGCGGAAAGACAATACGAAAGGACGCTCGCAGAATTCCGAAAACGCGGGATCCGATTAATGGGAGATCTCGCTGTCGGATCCGACCCACATGGCTCGGAATCGCAATATTATTTCGATGTTTTTGGAATAGACGCGTATATGGGAGCGCCACCGGATCGATTCTCTCCTTTAGGGCAGAACTGGGGAGTCTATCCTACTGTTCCTAGGCAAATGCGAGAAACTGGTTACCGTCACTTCATCTCACTTCTCCAAACCAATATGATCGAAGACGGGATGCTTCGGATCGACCATGCGGTCGGATTGCATCGAGTCTATTGGATCCCTCAGGATTCCAGTTCAGGAGCGTATATCCTATATCCCTTTTTGGAATTGAGTAAGATTATAGCCTTGGAGAGCCATCGCAAACGATGCGTCGTCGTCGCAGAAGATTTAGGCAATGTTCCCGAGATGTTCCGCAGGAACTTGATGAGCCTGGGCATGTATTCCTCTCGTGTTTTCTATTTTGAGAAAACAGAATCCGGAAAGTTTTCCCCACCTGAAGAATATCCTAAGCTTTCCGTATCTGTGCATAATACCCACGATCTTCCTACGTTGAGAGGATTTTGGACCGGTTTCGATATAGACTTCCGAAAACGTACCTCCATCTGGGACGAAGCGACTTCTAACGTATACTTTCAGATCCGCGATCGGGAAAAAAAGGGGATCTGCGACATGCTGCAAGAAGAAGGATTCTTGGACCACTGTCCGGAACACTATTCCTCGGAAGTTCGAGATGCCTTATTCAGATATTTGTATATGAGCGGATCCGAATTCACTTTCTTTTCCCTAAACGATATCCTTATGGAAGAGGATCAGACCAACTTTCCAGGGACCACGGATCAGTATCCGAATTGGTCTATCCGTTATTCGAAATCCGTTCATGAGATCGATCTATCCGCTTATTATGGGGGAGTGAAAAATGAGTCAAAACAAACATAAGAAGATATTAGATCTATTCGATATCGATCTAAAGATCGAAACGGACTCGCTTAGCTCGAGCATAGTGAAGAAGCTAGAATACGAGCTCGGAAAATATAAGACGGACACTCACACTTCCGATATTTATAAGGCATTGGCATTGTCCGTTCGAGACTTACTCATTAGTCATTGGAACGATATACAGGAGCAATATAGAAAGCACAAAGTCAGAAAAGTATACTACCTTTCTATCGAATACCTTCTAGGTACATTATTAAAAACGAATTTAATCAATCTAGGGATCTATGAGATAGCGGAGAAAGCAGTCTCCAATCTTGGCTACGACCTGAAGGAGCTGATCGAATGCGAACCGGATGCTGCATTGGGAAATGGAGGATTAGGAAGGCTTGCCGCTTGTTTTCTGGATTCCTTGGCAACCTTAGATCTTCCCGCTCAGGCGGCTGGGATCCGTTATGAGTATGGGATCTTTCGTCAGGAAATTCGGAACGGCTTCCAAAGAGAATATCCGGAGAACTGGTTAAACCAAGATAACCCTTGGGAAATCCCTAGAACGGATCATATCTATCCGATTCAATTCTCCGGGTCCCTGAAGACGGATGTGGATCATAAAGGGCAGAATTTTGTAATTTGGGAGCCTAGAGAGATAGTACTCGCGGAAGCGTATGACGTGTTCATTCCAGGCTACCAAACAAAGACAGTCACGAATCTTCGGTTATGGAAGGCAAAATCGAGTAGAGAGTTCAACTTGGACTACTTCAATCACGGGGACTATTTGCGAGCCATTGAAGATAAACAGAAATCCGAGAATATCTCCAAGGTATTGTATCCGAACGATAGCATTGAACAAGGAAGGGAACTTCGCTTAAAGCAGGAATATTTTCTAGTATGCGCCACATTGCAGGATGCGCTCTCCCAGTTCATAATGGAGGAAGGGGAAAAATGGGAACAACTGCCGAATCGATTGGTGTTTCATCTAAACGATACTCATCCGACATTAGCCATTCCTGAATTCATGCGCCTACTGATCGACCGACATAGAGTCGCTTGGGATCTGGCCTGGAAATATACAACGGAATGCTTTGCTTATACAAATCATACCATTATGCCGGAAGCTCTCGAAAGTTGGTCTGTAGATCTTTTGGAGTCCATTCTTCCGAGGCATTTGCAATTGATCTATGAGATCAACTTTAAGTTCTTAGAGGATCTGAGAAAAGAAGGTGTCTCGGACGATATCATTCAAAAAGTCTCTATCGTTGAAGAAGGCAGCCCTAAGAGGATCCGGATGTTCAATTTGGCCTTGGTTGCTTCTTCTTCTGTGAATGGGGTCGCAAATCTTCATACGGAAATCTTGAAAAAACAGTTATTCCGTGAATACTCCTCTTTATATCCGCATAAATTCATCAACGTAACGAATGGAGTGGCTCACAGAAGATGGCTGCTGTCTGCTAACCCGGCGCTTTCGGATCTGATCACCGCTAGGATAGGCGACGGATGGAAAAGAGATCTTACCCAAATCTCCCTCTTAGAGGAATTTGCTACAGATAAGGATTTCTGTGCGCAGTGGGCCAGGATCAAGGAAACTAACAAACAAAAATTAGCCGATCTGACATATAAGCTTGTCGGGATCAAGATCGATCCGAATTCACTATTCGATGTGCAGATAAAAAGGATCCACGAGTACAAGCGACAATTTCTGAATGTGCTCCGGCTCGTTCATGATTGTCAAAGATTGAGGGAATTTCCTTCGCTTTCCTATGCTCCTAGGACCGTCTTCTTTGCAGGGAAGGCCGCGCCTGGTTATAGAAGGGCAAAGCTCATCATTAAACTGATCCATGCCGTGGGGAATGTGATCAATAACGATCCTGAAGTAAACCAAAGATTGAAAGTCGTCTTTCTGCCTAACTACAATGTAAGTTTAGCCGAAAAAATATTTCCGGCAAGCGATCTTTCCGAACAGATCTCTGCCCCCGGCACAGAGGCATCCGGAACAGGAAATATGAAATTTATGCTGAACGGGAGTTTAACTGTCTGTACGATGGACGGTGCCAATGTAGAGATAATTGGGAATGTGGGAAGAGAGAATATCTACGTATTCGGGAATTCAGTAGATGAATTAAAACAACTTAGGGACTCCGGATACGATCCGAAAGAGATGGTCCGTGAAGACGAGAGTCTGCGAAACGCGGTCAACGCGATCAGAAAGGGTTTCTTTTCCAAAGAAGCCACGAGTTTATTCGAGGATCTTTGCAAGGGGCTGTTAGAAGAAGGCGACCCATACTATCTTCTGGCAGATTTCAAACCGTACATTTCAGTCCAAAATCAGATCTCTTCGGATTATTTTTTCAAAGAAACTTGGTGCCAAAAGACAGTGATCAATGCGGCTCGGGCTGGTAGCTTTTCTACCGATCGAGTAGTTTCCGAATATGCGAGAAAGATCTGGAACCTTCGGGAATTCTACCCGATCCCATAGCAAATCCTCGAAAGTTTTTCCCTTCTCTTCCGCCGAATATCCTAGGATTCTTCCTTTCCTCCTCTCGAGGATTGACTTTCATTCGAAAATAGGATATTCATCATCTATTCACAATACGATTGAGACGTTCGATGAGCAAAATACTCGCCTTTCTTAAATTAATC
Proteins encoded:
- the glgX gene encoding glycogen debranching protein GlgX yields the protein MDPQTPLPSHLRMSLETGSPEPLGASWDGNGVNFSIDSPNATKVEICLFEEADSKEETERFTLEAKTGSVWHGYLRGLGPGSIYGYRVYGPYDPKNGHRFNPNKIVLDPYAREIARLPQIDTLSYSYPRDDIKSKFPEEAILQMDERDNSSVAPLARIPTGLSFEWIGDTRPKIPWEETVLYEAHVKGMTIHHPKVPAELRGTFLGLSCEPVLEHIQKLGVTTVELLPIFQSFPSARLFSAGLTDFWGYNTLSFFSPDLRFARKGKEKEALDDFKRMVQSFHSAGLEILLDVVYNHSCEEDLYGPNLTLRGVDNASYYLLKSNDLMHYVNSSGCGNTLNIHNDITKNLIVDSLRYWAQETHIDGFRFDLAASLLGSEEDKREGKDLITILRKDPVLSDLKLIAEPWDIERYEKGSFPSPWREWDDRFRDSERRFWMGTSGETNFLTEFLSFDARSTLGKSPERNIQYVTCHDGFTLEDLVSYNSKHNEANLENNKDGNDRNYSWNCGEEGKSFNIEVLRLREKQKRNLIVSLALANGIPMLLSGDEFSRTQNGNNNAYCQDNESNYLSWDPSSHERHFFSFLTFLLNYRRTNPTLRTARKVFGQKEEIDLTEKWFDVNGNEIHPNLLEGLPFRFFSRFLEIKSEKEEAYRNGILVLINREDEPFTYSIPTYFQNHSFKKILDTSEEIPFVPSNCYSMVHYPMQARSVCILETHLRAQEG
- the malQ gene encoding 4-alpha-glucanotransferase, producing the protein MTQEEEEICLALGILPKYYDLDGNLHSIRPENIRSFLLAMGCPEEDANNPRRALAGINRANSSRSLEPVYFIELSSPEKKISIRWPFAEFPEDTFLRVDWESGRSSEIRLCEVPIERMKDDTKHFSYLVSLDGHLELGYHRLTLHNVLGSMSGNNSTLIVHPSECYLPPDRRKKKGISIQLYSLRSEQNDGIGDFNDLLNVLENCAENGYECIGINPIHFPYPSASSDFSPYFAWSRSFRSYLYIHIPWVLEEFGLTKTSEWYHKERKKKIQKEAKNKYIDYLAVHDFKLRSLAIAYSEFVSEYAQLSREMDINFFSFISDKGEELLYHASAAEKKLSESVFSHSGLFFPWKFSEDTFHFYKERGKYFIIFLVWLAERQYERTLAEFRKRGIRLMGDLAVGSDPHGSESQYYFDVFGIDAYMGAPPDRFSPLGQNWGVYPTVPRQMRETGYRHFISLLQTNMIEDGMLRIDHAVGLHRVYWIPQDSSSGAYILYPFLELSKIIALESHRKRCVVVAEDLGNVPEMFRRNLMSLGMYSSRVFYFEKTESGKFSPPEEYPKLSVSVHNTHDLPTLRGFWTGFDIDFRKRTSIWDEATSNVYFQIRDREKKGICDMLQEEGFLDHCPEHYSSEVRDALFRYLYMSGSEFTFFSLNDILMEEDQTNFPGTTDQYPNWSIRYSKSVHEIDLSAYYGGVKNESKQT
- a CDS encoding glycogen/starch/alpha-glucan phosphorylase produces the protein MSQNKHKKILDLFDIDLKIETDSLSSSIVKKLEYELGKYKTDTHTSDIYKALALSVRDLLISHWNDIQEQYRKHKVRKVYYLSIEYLLGTLLKTNLINLGIYEIAEKAVSNLGYDLKELIECEPDAALGNGGLGRLAACFLDSLATLDLPAQAAGIRYEYGIFRQEIRNGFQREYPENWLNQDNPWEIPRTDHIYPIQFSGSLKTDVDHKGQNFVIWEPREIVLAEAYDVFIPGYQTKTVTNLRLWKAKSSREFNLDYFNHGDYLRAIEDKQKSENISKVLYPNDSIEQGRELRLKQEYFLVCATLQDALSQFIMEEGEKWEQLPNRLVFHLNDTHPTLAIPEFMRLLIDRHRVAWDLAWKYTTECFAYTNHTIMPEALESWSVDLLESILPRHLQLIYEINFKFLEDLRKEGVSDDIIQKVSIVEEGSPKRIRMFNLALVASSSVNGVANLHTEILKKQLFREYSSLYPHKFINVTNGVAHRRWLLSANPALSDLITARIGDGWKRDLTQISLLEEFATDKDFCAQWARIKETNKQKLADLTYKLVGIKIDPNSLFDVQIKRIHEYKRQFLNVLRLVHDCQRLREFPSLSYAPRTVFFAGKAAPGYRRAKLIIKLIHAVGNVINNDPEVNQRLKVVFLPNYNVSLAEKIFPASDLSEQISAPGTEASGTGNMKFMLNGSLTVCTMDGANVEIIGNVGRENIYVFGNSVDELKQLRDSGYDPKEMVREDESLRNAVNAIRKGFFSKEATSLFEDLCKGLLEEGDPYYLLADFKPYISVQNQISSDYFFKETWCQKTVINAARAGSFSTDRVVSEYARKIWNLREFYPIP